A single region of the Candidatus Endomicrobium procryptotermitis genome encodes:
- the trpS gene encoding tryptophan--tRNA ligase: protein MKKKVLSGMRPTGRLHLGHYFGALKNWIELQNEYDCFYMSADWHALTTDYADTSKINENTFEMVADWITVGINPEKSVIFKQSQVSQHSELFLVLSMITPLGWLYRCPTYKEQLNEIKNKDLNNFGFLGYPVLQAADILLYMADIVPVGEDQLAHLELTREITRRFNNFYGNVLVEPQSKLTESARVPGIDARKMSKSYGNSLLLGEDDDSIKKKVRDMYTDPLKIKKDDIGHTEGCVVFTFHKIFNKNYKERETECKAGSIGCVTCKKQLTEMLSVFMRPLAQKRADIMKDKSYLEKVLKEGTEKARETAASTMSDIRKALKF, encoded by the coding sequence ATGAAAAAGAAAGTTTTGTCGGGCATGCGTCCCACGGGAAGACTGCATCTTGGTCATTATTTTGGTGCGTTAAAAAATTGGATAGAGCTTCAAAATGAATACGATTGTTTTTATATGTCCGCAGACTGGCATGCGCTGACTACGGATTACGCCGATACTTCAAAAATAAATGAAAATACTTTTGAAATGGTCGCAGACTGGATTACAGTCGGAATAAATCCTGAAAAAAGCGTTATTTTCAAACAGTCGCAAGTGAGCCAACACAGCGAACTTTTTTTAGTTTTATCGATGATAACGCCTTTAGGATGGCTTTACAGATGTCCCACATACAAAGAACAGCTTAATGAGATAAAAAATAAAGATTTGAATAATTTTGGCTTTTTAGGTTATCCTGTACTACAGGCGGCTGATATTCTGCTTTATATGGCGGACATAGTTCCCGTAGGGGAAGACCAACTGGCACATCTGGAACTTACTAGAGAAATAACAAGAAGGTTCAATAATTTTTACGGCAATGTCCTGGTTGAACCTCAATCGAAACTTACGGAATCTGCCAGAGTTCCCGGAATAGATGCGAGGAAGATGTCAAAATCATACGGGAATTCGCTTTTGCTTGGAGAAGATGACGATTCCATAAAGAAAAAAGTCCGTGATATGTATACAGATCCTTTGAAAATAAAAAAAGATGATATTGGCCACACTGAAGGTTGTGTTGTTTTTACTTTTCATAAGATTTTTAACAAAAATTATAAAGAAAGAGAAACCGAATGCAAAGCAGGAAGCATCGGCTGCGTTACGTGTAAAAAACAGCTTACGGAAATGCTTTCAGTTTTCATGAGACCTCTTGCGCAAAAAAGAGCCGATATAATGAAAGATAAATCTTATCTGGAAAAAGTTTTAAAAGAAGGTACGGAAAAAGCAAGAGAGACTGCGGCTTCAACTATGTCCGATATAAGAAAAGCTCTTAAATTTTAA
- a CDS encoding segregation/condensation protein A translates to MTYDIHTDSFEGPLDLLLHLIKRNDLEISEIKIAEITSQYLAYIDLMKELNIDIAGEFLVMASILMQIKAKTLLPSDSEKENEEDPFDHLKNRLLEYQKYKEVGKLLSYKILETSQIYYRPAPSVNKHDYVLDASVFDLISSFRDALTALPESVKEIMYKEIPIEMKIREILDVLEGRQYVSFTEILKIQRTRMDLIVCFMAVLELVKNKQIVAKQSELFQDIRIYRVYNEVEPEVKEDNGVFEFAKEKDDKNAKLLTTDLELSGEPDVSIKENQEENNGNIRS, encoded by the coding sequence ATGACATATGACATTCACACTGATTCTTTTGAAGGTCCTTTAGACCTTCTTTTGCATCTTATAAAAAGAAATGATTTGGAAATAAGCGAGATAAAAATAGCAGAAATAACTTCGCAATATCTTGCATATATTGATTTAATGAAAGAGCTTAACATTGACATTGCGGGCGAATTTCTCGTCATGGCATCGATATTGATGCAGATAAAAGCGAAGACACTTCTTCCTTCAGACAGTGAAAAAGAAAACGAAGAAGATCCGTTTGATCACCTTAAAAACAGGCTGCTGGAATATCAGAAATATAAAGAGGTAGGCAAACTTTTATCGTATAAAATTCTTGAAACTTCGCAGATTTATTACAGGCCGGCTCCATCGGTCAATAAGCATGATTATGTGCTTGATGCTTCTGTTTTCGATCTGATAAGCAGTTTCAGAGATGCTCTCACAGCTTTACCTGAAAGCGTGAAAGAAATAATGTATAAAGAAATTCCCATTGAAATGAAAATAAGGGAAATTCTAGATGTATTGGAAGGCAGGCAGTATGTTTCTTTTACTGAAATTCTCAAAATTCAAAGAACCAGAATGGATTTGATAGTGTGTTTTATGGCTGTGCTTGAACTTGTAAAAAATAAACAGATAGTGGCAAAACAGTCGGAACTGTTTCAAGATATAAGAATTTATAGAGTTTATAATGAAGTCGAACCAGAAGTAAAAGAAGACAACGGCGTGTTCGAGTTCGCAAAAGAAAAAGATGACAAGAATGCAAAACTTCTCACGACTGATTTGGAGCTTAGTGGTGAACCCGATGTCTCAATAAAA